TGGCAAAAAGACAGTCACTACATTCTGTCAAAATCATGTTTATTCTCTTGAATTTCTTCTGAAATATGGCTATTAAGCCAATAAGCCCATATTTAAATTAGTTAGGCCGATACGTTATTATACTACCCATGTGCGTATTCTGTaaggatatatacatatatttgcaATCTTGCATGTAAAGAAACGTTCCCTAGGAATTATTGGCTCTTCATATAAACCAAAGGCCAACGAAGCATCTTCCAAAgaacagaaaacaaaaacttgCTAATAATTGCTTGCAAGTAAATGCCACGTTATATTTTAGTCGACCAATTATCATAaaccattaaaataaaataataatttggatATTTGTATATATCAGTACTGGTATATATACCTTTGGTTTTTCATGCAAGACTTGGCAAAGACGAGCACTATATCTAGAAGACGTGGAAAATAGAGAGAAGCAGAAAccaaaaagaatattaaaaagaacaaattGTTGTTCTTTGTCCAAAATGGTGACTATGAAACTTGAGATTTGCATCGAGTTGGTGAAACTAACCGTAGATTTCGTCGCTGCCGTGGCAGAATCAATCGAAGTAGCTTTCCGTAACCGTCCTCCGCCGCCTATTCCACATTTAGCGGTGAGGAACGGCCGTCGGAGTAATCACTCCGCCATCCCCATTCCTCTAGTGGGATTTCTGTAATTAATGTATTCGTCTTTT
The sequence above is drawn from the Brassica napus cultivar Da-Ae chromosome A8, Da-Ae, whole genome shotgun sequence genome and encodes:
- the LOC106443911 gene encoding uncharacterized protein LOC106443911 yields the protein MVTMKLEICIELVKLTVDFVAAVAESIEVAFRNRPPPPIPHLAVRNGRRSNHSAIPIPLVGFL